The Phaeacidiphilus oryzae TH49 region GAGGAGCGCGGAGGCGGCGTTCGCATTGGTGCCGAGCTCGGCGCCGACCCCCGCCGGCGACAGGTCCTCCACCTCCGCCAGCCACAGCGCACGCGCCCAGCGCCGCGGAAGCTGCCCGACGAGTTCGCTGAGCAGCGCTGTGTAGGCGACCCGCTGGCCGGGGTCGTCGGCGGCGGGGCCGGCGGTGCCGACCGCCGCCGGCCAGGCCTGCGGATCCCGCGGCAGCTCCTCGTCGGCCCGGCGGACGGTGTGCGCCAGATTGCGGATCGTGGTGTGGAGATAGGCCGGGAGGTCGTCGACCGGATGGCCGCCGGATATCCGGCGCCAGACGCGGAAGTGCGCCTCGGCGGCGAGGTCCTCGGCCAGCCAGCCGTTGCCGGTGAGGCTGCGGGCGTAGGCGACGAGCTGCGGCTGGTGCTCCCGGTAGACCCGGGCGTACTCCTCCACCGACACCGTGGCCGCGCCCGCCGCTGTGGGCGCTGCCGCCGCGCCCGCCACCATGGACGCTGTAGCCGCCGCTGTGGTCGCCGTGGACCGCGTGGCTGCCGTGGGCGACCCGTCCGGTCGGCTGCCCGTGCTGCTGCCCTGGTTCTCGTCCACCCGCGCGCGGCCCTTCGGTACGACCACTCGCGGCTGCGAATGGCGCTGAATGTCTCTGTTGTCCGGTCGACCGCACCGAGTCAAACGAGCCCTGGCGCTGCTGGCTATGACCCAGATCACAAAACCGGCAGCCGAAATCCGCGTAAGCGGAGCGGTCTCTTCCGGGTCTCCCTTTCGCGCAATGCTACGAAAGGAGGCGGAACCCCATGCCCACCCCCATCGACCGCCCGGTCCGGGCCGCCCTGATCGCCGCCACCGGCAGCTGGACGGAGACCGACGTGGTCCTCCGCTACCGCCCGGCCGACCCCTTCGCCTTCCGCATGCTCTTCCCCCCCGATGTCGGCCTGAACGAGCGGGCGACCGAGTGGATCCTCTCCCGCGAGCTGCTCGCCGCCGGGCTGAACGCCCCCGCCGGACTCGGCGACGTCCACATCTGGCCGTGCGGCCAGCACAGCACCGTGGTCGAGCTGAGCGCCGCGGAGGGCACCGCCCGGCTCGCCTTCGTCACCGAGGAGCTGCGTGCCTTCCTCCGGGCCAGCTACGTCGCCGTCCCCTGGGGCGGCGAGTCCTTCCATCTCGACCTCGACCGGGCCCTGGACCTCCTGTGGCGGCAGGCGGCGCCTCCTCCAGACAGGGGGAGTTTCGGAGTGTCGGACGGGCTCTACGACGCCTGACGGCCCGGCTCACCAGTATCGGTTGCGGTCGCACCGTCGAAAGGCGAGGCGGAATCCGGGTTCGAGACGCGGGGCGGAACACGGGTCGTCGCCCGGCCCGGAACAGAGGAGGCCGCAGTCATGCCACGCCGGCGAGATCCGGAGGAGGTCAGCGAGCCGATCCTCACCCGCCTCCGCAGCGAGGCGTGGGTGCTGCCGGTCGCCGTCCTGGTCGGGGTGGTGCTGGTCGGCGAGCTGAGCGGGCCGCAACTCAGGGTCGCCAACTGGCTGCTGCTGGCGCCGCTGCTGGCCGCCGGGGTGTGCACGCCGCCCGTGACCGCCGCCCTGGGAGTGCTGGTGCTGGCCACCAACCGGCTGGTGAACGCCTTCGTCCCGACCGCACACCTGCGGATGGAGGACTTCGCCCTGGCCGTCGTGGCGGTGCTGCTCTCGATCACCGTCTCGCTGCTCCGGGCCAGCGCCCACGACTATCTGGAGCGCCTGCAGGGCGCGGCGGAGACCACCCGGCAGGTGGTGCTGCGCAGGGTCCCGCCCGGCTGGGGCGGGATCGACTCGGCCGCCCGCTACCTGGCCGCAGACGCCGAGGCCCGGGTGGGCGGCGACTTCTACGAGGTGCTGGCCACCCCGTTCGGCGCCCGGGTGCTGCTCGGCGACGTCCAGGGCAAGGGCCTGCCCGCGGTGACCACCGCCGGCGCCATGGTCGGCGCCTTCCGCGAGGCCGGTTACCACGAGCGGGACCTGGCGGTCGTCGCCGACCGGATGGAGGTCCGCCTCGGGCGGGACAACCGGCTGCGCGCCGAACTCGGCGAGACCTCGGAGCGCTTCGCCACCGCCGTGATCCTCGCCTTCCCGGAGGAGGACCAGGACCACGTCCAGGTGGTGAACTTCGGCCACGAGGGCCCGCTGGCGATCGGCCCGCAGGGGGTGCGGCGGCTGCCGCAGGCGCAGGGGCCGCCGCTCGGCATGGCCGAACTGGCCGGCGGGATGCCGCCGGTCGACCGGGTCCCGCTCGGTCCCGACGAGACCGTCCTCCTCTACACGGACGGCACCAGCGAGGCCCGCGACCGCCGCGGCCGGTTCTTCCCGGTGCGCGACTGGCTGGAGGCCCGGACGGGGGAGTATCCCGACGGCGTCGCCCCCGCCGAACTGCTGACCCGGCTGGTCGAGGCGCTCCTCGCCCACACCGGCGGCCGCCTCGGCGACGACACCGCGCTGCTCGCCGTCCGCCGGCTGCCGGCCGGCTCGCGGCCGCCGTGCTCGGCGTCGCTACCGGGGGCGGGGAGCGGCCTGGGCTCCCTGGCGCAACGCCGGGCCGACGCCGCCGAACGTTCCGCCGGCGCCCGCGACGCAGGCGGCGCCGGGGGCGCCCACGACCCCGAGGATCCCCCGTTCCCTGGCGCCTGACGGCCGCCCTGCCCTGCGGCCGCTCGCGCCCGCGGCCGCGCCTCGGCCCGCGACCCCTTTACCGTCGCCCCGGGCCCCGGGCCCTGGACGACTCGTCTCCCGTCCCCGTCCCCGCCCTCGTCTCCCGTCCCCGTCCCCCGTCCTGGCCGGATCACCCCTGCCCGTACGGCACCGCCTCGCGGGCGGTGCGCAGCGCGCGGCCCCACCACTCCAGTTGGTCCAGCATCCCCTTGGCCGCCCCCTCGACGACGGTGGGGTCGTGCGGCGCGCCGTCCTCGTCGAAGCAGGACCAGGCGCCGTGGAAGCTGACACTGTCCCGGACCGTCATCGCGTGCAGTTCCGCGAAGACCAGCCGCAGCTGCTCGACGGCGCGCAGCCCGCCGCCGATCCCGCCATAGGAGACGAAGCCGACCGGCTTCGCCTGCCACTGGGTGTAGTGGGCGTCCACGGCCTCCTTGAGCGGGGCGGGGAAGCTGTGGTTGTACTCCGGCGTCACCACCACATAGGCCTCCGCGGCCGCCAGCCGCGGTGTCACCTCGTCCCCCCGCACTCCGTCCACCAGGTCGAGGACGTCCAGCTCGATCCCGGTCCGCTGCTCGGCGAGCCGCCGGAACCAGCCGGCCACCACCGGCGCGAAGCGCCCCTCCCGGGTGCTGCCGATGATCATCGCCACCCGCAGCGGCGAGTCGGTCTCGGACATGGGTCATCCCCTCCTCCTGGCGGCCTCCGTTCGTCGGTCGCCTCCGCTAAAGTACAACGGAGATGGCAATAATTACAACGACCGTTGTACTCAGCGAGAGAGCCGGAGCCGCCGCGATGCCTCCCACCCACACCCCCCGGCCGGAGAAGGCCCGGGCCATCGGCCAGGCCGCCACCCGTGTCTTCGGCCGCGACGGCTACACCCGCGCCTCGATCGACGCCATCGCCAAGGAGGCGGGCGTCTCCACCCGCACCATCTACAACCACTTCCCGGAGGGGAAGGCCCAGCTCTTCGCCGAGGTCATCCGCTTCACCTCGGCCCAGGTCGCGCGGACGCACATCGATCTGATCGACCGTCACCTCGGCCGGCGCTCGGTCGACCTGGAGTCCGACCTCGCCGGCCTCGCCCTCGACCTGGCCGCCTCCGCGACCCAGGAGGAGGTCGCCCCGCACTTCGCGCTGGTCCGCCAGATCATCGCCGAGGCCGAGCACCTCCCGCCGGACGTCCTCGCCGAATGGCGCCGGATCGGCCCCGGGTCCGTCGGCCGCGCGCTGGCCGACCGCCTCGCCGACCTGTCCTCCCGCGGCCTCCTCGACGTCCCCGACCCGGCCCTCGCCGCCCGCCACTTCCTCCAGCTCACCAGCGCCGAGCTCACCCAGCGCAGCTTCTACGGCGTCTTCCCGGTCTCCGACGCGGAGGCCGAGACCGTGGTCGCCGCCGGCGTCCACGCCTTCCTCCGCGTCTACGCCCCGGCGAAGACCCGGGTCGAGACGGCTTAGCCGACCACCGGCCAGTCGGAGGTCTCGAGCACGAAGTCCGTCCCGCCGGCCGCCGCCCCGGTGACGGCTGGGGCACCGCCCTCGACCAGCTATCCTGTTCCGCACGGCGGACGAGCCGGCCGGGCGGTCGCGTCGGGTCCCTTCGGGACCCGCCGAGGAACGTCCGGGCTCCACAGGGCAGGGTGGTGGGTAACGCCCACCCGGGGTGACCCGCGGGACAGTGCCACAGAAAACAGACCGCCGGGCTTCCTCGGAAGCCAGGTAAGGGTGAAACGGTGGTGTAAGAGACCACCAGCGTCCGGGGTGACCCGGACGGCTAGGTAAACCCCACTCGGAGCAAGGTCAAGCAAGGGCGTCGCAAGACGCCCGGCGCGGACGATCGAGGGCTGCCCGCCCGAGTCCGCGGGTAGACCGCTGGAGGCTGCCGGCAACGGCAGCCCTAGATGGATGACCGCCTCCGCGCGGGCCGCAAGGCCCCCGCGAGACAGAACCCGGCGTACAGGCCGGTCTCGTCCGTCGCCCGGATCGTGCAGGGCCCCTGAACTGCTTTGCAGCTCAGGGGCCCTTTGCGCGCTCGTGGCAGTCCGGTCGCGCCCGGGACGGGGCTACTCCACCGCGGCGGCGGTCACCGTCCAGCCCTTGGCCGAGGGGCCGTCCAGGCGGAGGTCGAAGGTGAAGGTGACCGGGCGGCGCTTGTGGGCGTCGCCGCGGAGGACCTGTTCGGTCCTGCGGTCGACCTCGTAGTAGGCGCCCTCCGCGCGGGCCGCCACGCGGAAGACGATCGGGTCGCGCGAGACCAGCGAGCGGACCTCGATCGACTCGACGGCGGCGTCGCGCATCACGGTCCGGTTGGGGGTGCGGACGCGGGTGAAGTCGAGGCTGCCGTCGTTCATGGCCCACTCCTCGAGGAACTGCTCGACGGCGACCTCGAGGACCGACCGGTCGAACCGGCCGTCGAGGACGCTGAGGTCTCCCGCGGCGGCGTCGGCGTCGGTGCTCCACGAGATGCCGGTGAGGGAGAGGACGTCGCTGCCGCCCGCCGCCGAGGTCTTGCCGGCCACCTCGAGGACGGCCTCCCGGGCGACCGCCTTCTGGTCCCAGCCGTCCGTCTCTATGGCGGCGGTCAGGTGGTGGGCGCCCTCGGCGGCCTGCTCGATCGAGGAGACGATCCACTCGCCGGCCGCGTTCTTGCGCAGCGTCCAGTACTCGACGGGGCGCGTCGAGTCGTCCTTGCGGGCGGCGCGCGCGCCGTTGCCCCGGCGGACGTAGTCGTTGAGGGTGGCGGTGATCCGGAAGGTGACGGTGTCGTTCACCTCGCCCGTGCGGTTGGCGACGTCGACCAGCTGGGCCTCCGGCCTGGAGACCACCTCCACGACGTTGACCTCGCCGCGCGACTCGTAGTCGTGCAGTTCCTCGGCCCACTTGCCGTAGAGGACGGGGGAGAGGATCCCCTTCAGGGTGGCGTGGTCGCGGGCGGTCCAGGCCCGCTGGGCGGTCGTGTACAGCCAGACCGCGCGTTGCCGCAGCGCCTCGGGGTCGAAGCTGGCGTCCGTGCTGGAGAGGGCGTCGACCCGGGCCTCCACCTGGGCGGAGCGCTGGCGCGCCTTGGCGTCCGAGCGGTGGGCCGTGCGGTCCGAGGCGGTGTTCAGACCGCCCTTCTGCCCCGCCTTCCGCATCCGGGACCTGATCACGAAGATCAGGACGAGGATCGCGATGACCACCAGCACGGTGACGAGGCCGCCGCCGCCTCCGTGGCCGCCGACGAAGCCGATGCCGCCGGATCCGGGCACGTGGTAGCCGCCCCCGCCGCCGATGTGGCCGCCGCCGATATGACCGCCGCCGCCGCTGTGACCGCCCCCGCTGAAGCCGTGACTGCCGCTCCCACCGCGGGCGTACGCTGCGGTCGGGCTGGCCAGCGCAGCCGTGACAGCTGCGAGCACGAGTATTCGCCGACCGGTACGCACGCGCGTCCCTCCTCGAGAAGAAAAGCCCAGGAACACGGTACAGGTGAGGGGGCCCAAGGCGAGTCCGCTCTGAGCCGCCGCCGGTGCCCTGCGCCCGCAGGCGCGTACTGCGCGGGAAGCAGCGGCGGTTACCTCCGGTGCGGGACGCCCGGGAGGCGGCTCGCGGCGGAGCATCGGGCGCATGGAAGAGGAGACGATCCGGCGGCCCACGGTGCTGCTGCTGACCGCGGACACCGGCGGCGGTCACCGGGCCTGCGCGGAGGCGCTCGGCCGGGCCCTGGAGGCACGCCGCCCGGGCGGGTGCCTCCCGGTCCTCTGCCGCCCGCTGGACGGGCCGTCGGCGCCGCGCGCGCTGGCCGCCGTCGCGGGGTGGTACGGGCCGGTGGTGCGCCGGGCCCCGTGGCTGTGGGGGGCCGCGTTCCATCTGACGGACTGCGCGCTCGGGGTGCGGCTGCTGCGCCGTGTGCTGCGGCCGCCGGTGGAGCGGGCTGTGGCCGCGGCGATCGCCCGGCACCGGCCGGCGGCCGTCGTCTCGCTGCATCCGCTGACCGGCTGGGCGGCGGTGGCCGCGCGGGACCGGCTGGCCCCGGAGGCCGCGGTGGTCACGGTGGTGACCGATCCGGCCGGGGCCCACCGGGCCTGGCGGGACGCGCGGGTGGACCGGGTGGCGCTGCCGCGGGGCCTCGGGGTGCCGGTGCGGCCGGAGTTCGCCCGGGGCCCGGCGGCGCCCGAGGAGCGGGCGGCGCTGCGGGCCCGGCTGGGGGTGCCGGACTCGCGGTTCACCGTGCTGCTGGTGGGCGGCGGCCGGACGGCACGTCGGGCGGCGGCCCTGCGCGGCCGGTTCGACGAGGAGGTGGCGGTGCTCTCGGCCGGGGGCGGACTGAGCGCGGGGGAGATGGCGGACCGGATGCGGGCGGCGGACGTCGTCGCGGGCAAGGCGGGACCGGGGGTAATCGCCGAGGCGGCCTGTGTCGGAACCCCGATGCTGGTGACCTCTCGTCTGCCGGGGCAGGAGCGGCGGAACCCGGCGCTGGTGGTCTCGGCCGGCATGGGCGTACGGGTCCGGGGGCGGCGCGGGCTGGTGGCGGCGGTGGAGCGGCTGCGGGCGGCGCCCGGGCGGCTCGCGGAGATGCGGTCGGCGGCGCTCGCGGCGGCGGTGCCGGGGGCCGCGGCGGCGGCCGCGTCCGCGATCTGCGACGCCCTGCCCCGCCCGACGACTGACCCGAGGCCCGCTCCGGCGTCCGCTGCGGCGTTCGATTGGGCGCCAGCCCCGAGGCCCGCTCCGGCGTCCGCCTCGGCGTTCGATCCGGCGCCAGCCCCGAGGCCCGCTCCGGCGTCCGCGGTGGCGTCCGATCCGGCGCCAGCACCGACGCCCGCTCCGGCGTCCGCGGTGGCGTCCGATCCGGCGCCAGCACCGACGCCCGCTCCGGCGTCCGCGGTGGCGTTCGATCCGGCGCCTGGCTCCGCGCCCGCCCCGGCGCCCGGCTTCACGTCCGCCCCGGCGTCCGCCTCCGTGCCCGCCCCGGCGCCTGGTTCCACGTCTGCCCCGGCGTCCGCCTCCGTGCCCGCCCCGGCGCCCGGTTCCACGCCCGCCCCGGCGCCCGGCGCCGTGCCCGCCCCGACGCCCGGCGCCGCGCCCGCCCCGGTGTCCAGCCCCATGCCGAAGAAGAAGACGACGACTCTGATCGAAGCGGGGAGCCGAGGATGACGCCGATGGGTACGCGACGGACGGCGGCCGGACTGGCCGCGGGCGCGGCGGCCGCCGCGGTGGCCGGACTGGCCGCGGCCGAACTGCGGGTCGGCCGCGGAGTGCGGCCGGGTCGGGAGGACTGGCGGACGGCTCCGGTGCTGCCGCGCGGCGCCACCCTCCTCGGGGTGAGCCACCGCCCGCTGCAGGCCGCCGAGTTCGGCCTCGATCCGGCGAAGAGCCTCGACGAGCTGCTCCGACTCCCCTTCCAGATCGTGCGGTTGGCCGCGTACTGGAACCGGGTCGAACCGGAGCCGGGCGTCTTCAGGCCCGACGAGCTCGACCGGCAGCTGGACGCGGTGGAGGCCGCCGGCCGGCGGGTCGTGCTCTGCCTGGGGCCGGTGAAGGCGTTCGGCTACCCGGAGTTCTTCGTCCCCGGGCACCATCTCGGCACCCCGCTGCCGGAGGGCGCGCTGATCCGGCCCTCCGACCGGCCGGATCTCCACGCGGCCGGCCTGCGGCACCTGTGGAGGCTCGTCGACCGCTACCGCGACCGGGACTGCGTGATCGCCTGGCAGGTGGAGCACGACGCCGTGGACCCGCTGGGGATGGAGCACTCCTGGCGGCTCTCCGAGTCCTGGGTGCGCGCCGAGGCGGCGGCCGTCCGGGCGGCCGACCCGCGCGGCCGTCCGGTCCTCCTCAACGGGTTCCTGCCGACCTCGTCCGCGGTCGCCGTCCAGCAGTACTGGCGCACCCGCGACCAGGGCGACTCCCTGGACGTGGCCCGGCGGAACGCCGACATCGTCGGCATCGACGACTACCCGCGGCACGCGGTGGCCGGGCTGGGCCCGCTGACCGCGTATCTCGACGGCGGGGCCGCGCCCTGGCTGCAGCGCCGGCGGAAGGCGATGTTCCGGTGGGCGGCGGACGGCCCCGGCCGCGGGCTGATGGTGGTGGAGGGCCAGGCCGAGCCCTGGGAGACGGTCACCCGCCCGCCGGACCCGGCCCGCGGCCACCCCGCCAGCTGCCCGCCCGAGCGGCTGATCGCGAACTACAACCGCTGCCTGGGCTGGGCCCGGAACGCCCCCGTGCCGCTGCGGGCGTACCTCTTCTGGGGCGCGGAGTACTGGCTGCTCCGGGCGCGGCAGGGGGACGACTCCTACCTCCGGGCGGCCCGGCGCGTGCTGGAGGAGTCATGACCCCCGAGACCGGGCGCCGCCCCGAGCTCGCGTTCGAGAACCCGGAGAGCGGGGAGCGGATCGTCCTCCACCCGGACGCCCCCGCCGCCGGGGGCCGGGTGCTGACCTGGGAGCTGTTCCTCGCGCCCGGCGGGCGGGTGCCCAGCACCCACGCCCATCCGGGGCAGGAGGAGCGGTTCACCGTCCGGGAGGGCCGGCTCCGCTTCCGGGTCGGTGCCCGGCGGATCACCGCAGGGCCCGGCGAGACGGTGGTGGTGCCGCCCGGCACCGTCCACCGGTTCTCCAACCCGGGGGGCCTTCCGGCGCACGCGACGGTG contains the following coding sequences:
- a CDS encoding sigma-70 family RNA polymerase sigma factor, with the protein product MVVPKGRARVDENQGSSTGSRPDGSPTAATRSTATTAAATASMVAGAAAAPTAAGAATVSVEEYARVYREHQPQLVAYARSLTGNGWLAEDLAAEAHFRVWRRISGGHPVDDLPAYLHTTIRNLAHTVRRADEELPRDPQAWPAAVGTAGPAADDPGQRVAYTALLSELVGQLPRRWARALWLAEVEDLSPAGVGAELGTNANAASALLHRAREGLRQAFLRALPGRPADPECARHWERMPGLVRGTAAERRAEALRDHAAWCADCRDRLLMLEQANRRLPALLGPALLALLAGGGARLLLAGAAGTGGAAAGRRPAVRLGTAGTRSGTDSRADGGRCWPAPPEWPASRRWVRWPSD
- a CDS encoding SsgA family sporulation/cell division regulator; this encodes MPTPIDRPVRAALIAATGSWTETDVVLRYRPADPFAFRMLFPPDVGLNERATEWILSRELLAAGLNAPAGLGDVHIWPCGQHSTVVELSAAEGTARLAFVTEELRAFLRASYVAVPWGGESFHLDLDRALDLLWRQAAPPPDRGSFGVSDGLYDA
- a CDS encoding PP2C family protein-serine/threonine phosphatase: MPRRRDPEEVSEPILTRLRSEAWVLPVAVLVGVVLVGELSGPQLRVANWLLLAPLLAAGVCTPPVTAALGVLVLATNRLVNAFVPTAHLRMEDFALAVVAVLLSITVSLLRASAHDYLERLQGAAETTRQVVLRRVPPGWGGIDSAARYLAADAEARVGGDFYEVLATPFGARVLLGDVQGKGLPAVTTAGAMVGAFREAGYHERDLAVVADRMEVRLGRDNRLRAELGETSERFATAVILAFPEEDQDHVQVVNFGHEGPLAIGPQGVRRLPQAQGPPLGMAELAGGMPPVDRVPLGPDETVLLYTDGTSEARDRRGRFFPVRDWLEARTGEYPDGVAPAELLTRLVEALLAHTGGRLGDDTALLAVRRLPAGSRPPCSASLPGAGSGLGSLAQRRADAAERSAGARDAGGAGGAHDPEDPPFPGA
- a CDS encoding NADPH-dependent FMN reductase produces the protein MSETDSPLRVAMIIGSTREGRFAPVVAGWFRRLAEQRTGIELDVLDLVDGVRGDEVTPRLAAAEAYVVVTPEYNHSFPAPLKEAVDAHYTQWQAKPVGFVSYGGIGGGLRAVEQLRLVFAELHAMTVRDSVSFHGAWSCFDEDGAPHDPTVVEGAAKGMLDQLEWWGRALRTAREAVPYGQG
- a CDS encoding TetR/AcrR family transcriptional regulator, which translates into the protein MPPTHTPRPEKARAIGQAATRVFGRDGYTRASIDAIAKEAGVSTRTIYNHFPEGKAQLFAEVIRFTSAQVARTHIDLIDRHLGRRSVDLESDLAGLALDLAASATQEEVAPHFALVRQIIAEAEHLPPDVLAEWRRIGPGSVGRALADRLADLSSRGLLDVPDPALAARHFLQLTSAELTQRSFYGVFPVSDAEAETVVAAGVHAFLRVYAPAKTRVETA
- a CDS encoding Tim44 domain-containing protein: MRTGRRILVLAAVTAALASPTAAYARGGSGSHGFSGGGHSGGGGHIGGGHIGGGGGYHVPGSGGIGFVGGHGGGGGLVTVLVVIAILVLIFVIRSRMRKAGQKGGLNTASDRTAHRSDAKARQRSAQVEARVDALSSTDASFDPEALRQRAVWLYTTAQRAWTARDHATLKGILSPVLYGKWAEELHDYESRGEVNVVEVVSRPEAQLVDVANRTGEVNDTVTFRITATLNDYVRRGNGARAARKDDSTRPVEYWTLRKNAAGEWIVSSIEQAAEGAHHLTAAIETDGWDQKAVAREAVLEVAGKTSAAGGSDVLSLTGISWSTDADAAAGDLSVLDGRFDRSVLEVAVEQFLEEWAMNDGSLDFTRVRTPNRTVMRDAAVESIEVRSLVSRDPIVFRVAARAEGAYYEVDRRTEQVLRGDAHKRRPVTFTFDLRLDGPSAKGWTVTAAAVE
- a CDS encoding glycosyltransferase, which codes for MEEETIRRPTVLLLTADTGGGHRACAEALGRALEARRPGGCLPVLCRPLDGPSAPRALAAVAGWYGPVVRRAPWLWGAAFHLTDCALGVRLLRRVLRPPVERAVAAAIARHRPAAVVSLHPLTGWAAVAARDRLAPEAAVVTVVTDPAGAHRAWRDARVDRVALPRGLGVPVRPEFARGPAAPEERAALRARLGVPDSRFTVLLVGGGRTARRAAALRGRFDEEVAVLSAGGGLSAGEMADRMRAADVVAGKAGPGVIAEAACVGTPMLVTSRLPGQERRNPALVVSAGMGVRVRGRRGLVAAVERLRAAPGRLAEMRSAALAAAVPGAAAAAASAICDALPRPTTDPRPAPASAAAFDWAPAPRPAPASASAFDPAPAPRPAPASAVASDPAPAPTPAPASAVASDPAPAPTPAPASAVAFDPAPGSAPAPAPGFTSAPASASVPAPAPGSTSAPASASVPAPAPGSTPAPAPGAVPAPTPGAAPAPVSSPMPKKKTTTLIEAGSRG
- a CDS encoding cupin domain-containing protein, with translation MTPETGRRPELAFENPESGERIVLHPDAPAAGGRVLTWELFLAPGGRVPSTHAHPGQEERFTVREGRLRFRVGARRITAGPGETVVVPPGTVHRFSNPGGLPAHATVETRPPLAMAALLGTAAAMARERQARRRRLPFRPGDLLELALFMEEFGQEVRAPYLPAAPVRLAVAALAGLARALGRDDRYRRLRTRT